In the Planctomycetota bacterium genome, CTTCGGGGCGGTGCCGCGGGAGCTGCGCAACAAGTTCATGAAGATCATTTCGCTGGCGGCGGAAGTCGTATGATCCGCAGAAACGACATTGTTCGGGTGATCGCCGGCTCCGAAAAGGGGAAGACGGGGAAGGTGCTTTCCGTGGACCGGAAGGCGGGGCGGGCGCTCGTCGAAGGGGTGAACCGGCGGTGGAAGCACCTGCGCCGGTCGCAGCAGCACCCGCACGGGGCGCGTATTCAGAAGGAAGC is a window encoding:
- the rplX gene encoding 50S ribosomal protein L24 is translated as MIRRNDIVRVIAGSEKGKTGKVLSVDRKAGRALVEGVNRRWKHLRRSQQHPHGARIQKEAPLDLSNLQLLCGSCNKPTRAVMKRLEDGERVRICKKCRQAVAAEV